A segment of the Corynebacterium liangguodongii genome:
GACGGCGATGAGCGGGTTGATGATGTTGTCGGAGAACGCGGTGACGATGGCGGTGAACGCCGAGCCGATGACGACACCGACCGCGAGGTCGATGACGTTGCCGCGCATGATGAAGTCTTTAAAGCCCTTGAGCATGTGAGTCCTTCTACGGGTGGTGGTGACAGTAGGGTCCAAGCAACCTTATACCGAAATGTCAGGCCTGGCCATTGAGCACCACGGCGAGTGGGCTCGCCAAAGCCGCCGCCGCGACGGCGGCGGCCTGCGAATCGTGGAGCAGCAGCAGCACCGTGCCGGCCTCCGCTTCCGCGACCACGACCCGGCCCCCGGTGGCTACGGTTACCGGGGCTGCCCCTTCGTCCCCGGTGGTGACCACGCTCACGGTCGCGCCGTGGTGGAGCAGGGGGATGATCTCCGGCTCTGCGAGCGCTACCGGCACCATGGCGTAGTCTTCCGGCGGCGCGCCTCCGGCGAGCTCCCGGGCGAGGTCGGGCCCGACCAGCCGGGTGGAGGTGAGCACCTCGCCGCGCGAGGCCCCGGCGGCGAGGATGCGCCCCGCAGCGACGTCGATCTCTCGCACGGCGTTGTC
Coding sequences within it:
- a CDS encoding SAF domain-containing protein is translated as MKTFPLQALQALQALRTPGYRRTVAVRRAAALALLTAAAVNLVSGRAADPQVVTFSRPVGAGSVVEAADLEVRRLPAEAVPDNAVREIDVAAGRILAAGASRGEVLTSTRLVGPDLARELAGGAPPEDYAMVPVALAEPEIIPLLHHGATVSVVTTGDEGAAPVTVATGGRVVVAEAEAGTVLLLLHDSQAAAVAAAALASPLAVVLNGQA